A window of Sediminitomix flava genomic DNA:
TCTAGATAGACAACCTCCTTTTGATTGCTTAATTGAAATTAATAAAGGAGAAGAGCAGACAAACCATCCAGATGGAATTGTTTGGTTAAAAATTAGAGCTCAAGAAGCCGTCAAAATGCAATTGAGTAATTCTAATGCATTTTCAGGGAAACGCTGGGAAAAGTATAATCCTTTAAATCTTAAATGGAGACTTTCACCAACAGATGGTGATAAAGAAGTATTTGTGAGATTTATGGATGAAGCTGGAAATATTTCTCAAGCATTCTCTGATAAGATCAGGCTTAATAGACGTCCTCCTCAAGAGGGTAAGATTGTCATCAATGATGGAGGTAAGCTGAATAACAGTAATGAGGTTTCTCTTACAATTTCTGCTAAAGGAGCTACCGAGATGATCGTAAGTACAAATATTGACTTCAGAGGAGCCGATTGGGAGCCTTTTAACCCTAAGAAAGTCTGGAAGTTTAATAATGGTGATGGCGTAAAGTATCTTTATATCAAGTTTAAAGATGAAATAGGTAACATTTCAAGACCTGTAGGTGCTAGGGTTGGTATTGATACTAAGGCTCCTGAACAAGGAATGATTGTTATTAATAAGAAAGAAAAATATTGTACGAATATAAATGGTATGGTTACTCTTCGCTTATTTGCTAGAGCAGCAACTAAGATGATGATTAGTAACAATAGTAATTTTGAAGGAACAGATTGGCAACCTTTCAAGCCGTTTGTATATGACTATATGTTAGACAGTGAAGAAGACGGTGAAAAGTATGTTTATGCTAAATTCTCTGATGACGCTGGAAATGCTACAGTTCCTATTAAAGCAAGTATCTATTTGGATAGACAGGAACCTGTAAACGAAATGCTAGTGATTAATAACGGAGAAAAGCTTACAAACAACCCTGATAATGTAGTTTCTTTGGAAATTATGGCTGAAGGAGCAGATGAAATGATATTATCAAACTCAGGAAGCTTCAATAGTGCTACTAAATGGGAACCATATAGACCGTCAAGAGAATGGAGAGTATTAGGTCGTGATGGAGCTAAAAACGTTTTCGTGAAATTTAGAGACAAAGCTGGAAATGAGTCTAGTGTAGCTAAAGCGAAAATTACTTTAGATACAACTCCTCCAATTCCTAGATTCTTGAAAATTAATAATGGTCAAACTGCAGTGAATACGAAGTTTGTAAATCTTACTATTCAAGCGAAAGACGCATCTCACATGATGGTTTCAAATAATCCGAAGTTTGAAGGTGCTTTGTGGGAACCTTACTCTGATAAGAAGCCTTGGCAGCTTACAGATGGACCAGGTTTGAAACGAGTTTTTGTAAAATTTAAAGATGCTGCAGGTAACGTGTCTGGAAATAAATGGGCTGAGATAACTTATTATCAAGGTTCAAACTAATAGATGAGGTGTGTATACTTAAATACACACCTCTTTTTTATCTTTTTTTGTAAAAGAGAATGGTTATTTTTTCATTTCAAACCAAAAAAATTATATTTTGTGAAAAATTCTATTTTTTAGTTTCCCACTTATGCTTGTGCAATATTTGAACTGCATAATTATATATTTTACTAATTGATAAATGCCTTAATTTTATCAAAGTTGAAAAAAATTGCTTTGAAAGAATCCTTAGATATCAAAGAATATTATGAAGAACTTCAACAGCTAGAAGGGGTCATCTTTTCTTACAGAGGTGTGATAAATGCTGATACGCTAGATCATATTCTTTCTGTGGCAGAAGATGAAATATCTCTCAATGAATCTATTCCCAAATTCAAGAGGAGAGTTCACCTTATTATAGTGGAAGCACTTCAGAATATCTTTCATCACTTTGAGTACCGATCTAAAAACTCAGATCCCTTTTTTAATAAGATCATTTTTTTCCTATCCAAAGATCAAGAAAAATATTCTATTACATCTGGAAACTTTGTTACTGAAGAGCATATGTATGAGCTCAGTGAGCGGATTGATACAGTGAATTCATTATCCGTAGAAGAGTTGAAAAATGTATATCGTGGAATATTGAGTAACGGAGAGTTCTCAGAATATGGAGGAGCCGGTTTAGGTATTATAGATCTTGCTCGGAAATCTGGACAAAAGTTAGAATACGAGTTTTTAGACATGGGCTACTCCGAAAAGTTTTTTTGTTTGACAGTAAACGTGCCATTATAAATAACAATGATGAAGAACTTTTATCTTGAAAAGACATCAAAAACACCAAAAATATCTTTGGATGGGATAACCGGGAAATTTATTATTTCAGGTCGGTCTATTCCCGAGAATTCATTGGAGTTTTACAAACCTGTTTATGATTGGTTAGATGAATATAAATCAGAACCACAAGATACTACCTTTGTAGAGGTAAGTTTAGAGTATTTTAATACAAGCTCTTCAAAGTGTATTGTGGAAATTCTTAGACGTGTAGAATCCCTTACTGAAGTTGGTTCACGCGTGATCGTAAAGTGGTATTACGACGAAGAAGATGAGGATATGAAAGAAGCTGGATTAGATTTCCAGGAAATTATTAAGATTCCAATTGAATTGGAAATGATAGAAGAAGAATAGGCACCTTATTGTAATAGATAAGTTTCTTCACAAAAAAATTAGCCCAATATCAATCTGATATTGGGCTAATTTTATTTAATACATTCTTAATTTATTGAACCTTGATCCATTCTTGAGAACGACCTAGTAAACTGAAACCTAGAAAGCCTCGGACTTCCATTTTTTCTCCGCTTTCAGATACTTTTAGAATACAGCCGTAGATTTTTCCATTTGCAGGATCAAGAATTTCACCTTCTTCATACAATCCTTCCTCTTCTAATTCCATGTCACGGATAATTTCCAATCCAACAATTTTCTGATCTTTTCTGTCATCAGGACATTTATCACAAACTTTTGATGGATCATCATCTAGTAATTCAGCAATCTTACCGAATACTTTACCATTTTTTTCAAAAATTTCTACGATTGATCTAGCTTTTCCTGTTTCATCATCAATCGTTTTCCATTTTCCGATGGCTGATTTTTGAGCGAATGATGAATAGCTAAGTAGTAAAAGTCCAAATAAAATTAGTAAGTTTTTCATATTGTGGTTTTTTATTAAAAAAATGCATTTCTATATCATTATAAGATAATTCTTAAGTCACAATTTTACAAAAAGGAACCTCAGTATAAACCAATATTTTTTCAATTTCTTTATAACCTAATGATTGGAAATACTCTCCATATTTTTTGATTTGTTGAATATGACTTTCTTGAGGATTATTTCCAGTTTTATAATCAATTATTATTACCTTTTTATCTTTAACAAGAACTCTATCTGGTCTTAAAGATTTAACAGTACTTAGTCCTTTGATTCTTTTTGGCCTTAAAATTAGCTCTCTTTCGTTTAGAACTTTATAGTTTCGCCCCTCTAAAAAGTATTCTTTTAGCTCTTCTAAATCCATTACTTTAAGCATTTGTTCTTTGATAGAATGGATTTCATTAGAAGTTATAGCGCCACTATATTTTAGCTCTTCAAGTACCTTGTCAAGGTCATTTATAGTGTTTAGTTTTTCAAAAGCTTTATGTACAAGTAGCCCTTTTCTTTGAGTTGAGAGTAATTCGGAAATGCTTAATTCACTTTCAAATTCTTCATTATTATTACTTTTTAAAGAAATAATGCTTTTGGAAGAGCTGTGAATAACTTTTGGGAGATTATAGTTTTCAATTTCTTCCTTTTTCTTTGAATCCACTTTCTCTTCTACATCATCAAAAAAACTATATTCTGAAATTAAAATAGGCTCATTTTCATCATCTAAAGTTATTTCAATTTCTTTTTTATCAATATGTAGATCTTCATTTTCTTGGTTTAAGAAAAGATTGAATAGATGACTGATATGTTGTATCGAATTCCCTGATTTCGTTTCTTTTCCTATGATATGAAGCTCCTCTTCAGCTCTTGTCATAGCTACATAAAGTACATTGAAGGCATCTAAAAATGTAGCTTCTTTTTCTTTGTAAACATCGCCACTAAACAGTGTTTTTTCAGTGGTTTTGTTAATTCCCATAATTGTAGTATTCAAATCGGGGAATAAGTTATTTTCCCACTCAAGCCAAAGCTTTTCAGTAGGGTATGGGGTCGTTTTCCAATCTGCAAAAGGCATAATTACGATAGGATACTGTAGCCCTTTGGATTTGTGAATGGTAAGTATTTCAATGGAATCTTCTGATTGAGGAGAGTTAATTGAAAGTTTATCAGACTTAGTTTCCCAAAAAGTAAGAAAATCGAGAAGGTGATTTCCTTTAATGTTGCTAAAGTCTAATATGATATCCAAAAACCTTTGAAGATAAATCTGTTGGTCTTCAAGGTTATTAAAGTTGAATATATTGTAGATTTCTTCGATTAAGTCATAAAGGGGGAGAAGGTTTAATGCATTGTAATCTATATTGATGTTAAACTCATCTTTTATGTGTTTGAAAAAAGTCGGGAGATCACTGTTTTGGACGTTTAGTGTAAAGTCCAGGTATTTTTTCCCTTGTAGAAGATTACTTTTCTTTGTGAGTTTACTTAGAATTCTATAGAGATGTAATTTCTCAGCCTCTATGTCTTTGCTAGAAATTATTTTTAAAAGACAAATTGAAAGTTGTACAGCTTCTGAGTTATTTACTAATAATGACTCAGATGAAACAACTCTAAGGCCTTTCTCAATTAAGAATTGGGCAACATTGACACCATGGCTGTTATTTCGAACGAGTATCGCAATATCAGAATATCTATACCCCTTATCAATTACGTTATTAATAGTATTTAATACTGTATAAAGACTAGTGTCAGCGTATTGTTGCTTATCATTTAGGAGTTGAATACTGACATTACCGCCTGCTTTTGATGTGATATTTTGAGCTACATCTTGATAATATTGAGTGATGCTTGGATAATCACTCTTAAGTTTAGATACAATAAGGTTAAAGAAATGGTTGTTAAAAGTGATGACATTTGATCGACTTCTGTAGTTTGTTTGAAGAGCAATACTTTCTTGATGCATTTTGAAAGTATATTCTTCGTCTTTTAATGAAGAACCTTCTGGCGCTGTAGTAATTTCAGGTAGTGAAACTAACATTTGAGCTTTCCCTCCTCTCCATCTATAAATTGCTTGCTTAGGATCTCCAACTACAAGGCTAGTCAAGTTTTTTGATAAAGTATGAGTGACTAAAGGTATTAGGTTATGCCACTGCATCATAGAGGTATCTTGGAACTCATCAATCAAAATGTGATTGTATTTTTCACCTATTCTTTCATAAAGATAAGGGACTGGTTGTCCTTCGATTACAGTGTTTATTTTTTTATTGATGTCTGAAATATGAACAATATTCTTTTCCTCTTTAAGCCTATTTATTTCATTAGAAATCTCATTGATCGAAGATAACAGATAGATGTTTTTATCAAGCTCTTTCGCTATAATATAGTCACTTTCTACATCTTGAAGGATGGAGTTGATTTGTAGATGTAGGTCAACCAATTGAGGACGTATAAGTTCAATTGCTTGTTGAGCAGCGGAAGAGGCTTTACTACTATGCCATTTAGAGCTATTGTCGTTAAATAATTTACTAAGCCTTGCTTTTACTTCTACATCTAAGATTGAAACATCTGGATTGGCTAGTTTATTAAAATAAGGATGTATAGTCGAATTTCCATACGCAAAGTCAGCAGCTTCAATTTGATTTGTTTTGATTAACTCAGCTCCTTTTTGGGCTAGCTCTCTAACCTGATTTTCAATTTTTGTATTAAAAGCAATGATTTCTTTACGTAATCTTTCAAAGTCTTCAAGGGTAAGCTCTGATAAATTTTGAATGATATTCCATTTTTCTTCGCTAAATATATTCTGACCAAAAGAAGTGAGACTATGATCTAAATACCAGCTATTCCCTTCTGATGCTCTTCTAAAGGCAAAGTCTACTAAAAGTTGTGTGAGTTTTGATTGTTCCTTTTTACCAGCTTTATCTTGAATGATCTGAATAGCATCCTGTAATAATTCATCTTTATCTAATTGTAAGTCAAATCTGAATGGGAGCTCTAGGTCTTTTTTAAAGGCTTGTACAATTTTTTGATTAAATGAATCAATAGTACTTACAGCAAAGTCTGAGTAGTTATGTAAAATTGAATAATAAATACTTTCAGCCCTTTCGCTTATGATTTTTTCAGTATAACCACTTTGAGGATATTCTTCATTAAGTTCGTCAACAATAAGTTTAAGGATAAAAGGTTTTTCACCACCGTTTAAATAGTCTCTCATATCAGATAGACTATCTAAAATTCTATCTTTCATTTCATTTGTGGCATCTCTGGTAAATGTGACAGCTAAGATGCTTTTAAAGTAATCGGATCTGAATTCACCTTCTAAAGCTGGTGCTGTAAATACAATTTTTAAGTATTCTTTTGTAAGGGTGAAGGTCTTACCTGAACCTGCTGAAGAACTATATACCTTAAACTGTTTATCCATGAAACTAAAATTTGAAAGAATATTGAATATGTAGTGCAAATTTAAGCTTCCCAAAAAGAAAAAGCTACAAGTCGGAACTTGTAGCTTTTTTATTTTTTCTTTTTTAGGGGTTAATACGGTGTATTAGACTTGTTGCTGAAAATGTTTTTGAAATTCTCTAAAAACGAACTTTCTTCTTTCTGACGATGCGACAAGGTTCTGAGTAATTGTCTTCCTACAGATTCACTGTTAATTATCTCTTTGTAATCTTGTAAGGTAATACTTTCATAGCCTCTGATTTTTCCTTTGTGTTTTCCTCTTTTGTATTTTACTTCAAGGAATTCAGCTTCATAGTCATAGATTAAAAATTCAATTAATGAAGAGTTTTCGATAACAATTTTTTCCTTCAGAACTTCCTTAACCATAGATTTGGAGGTTATCAGTACTACGTTTGATTTGAGTTGAAAAATTCCAACTTTAATGACTTAAAATCTTCTTAAGATAGGATAATTTCTTTAATTAAACTGATTTACAGAAAAAAAGATATTATTATCTAACGGTTGTATTCCTTTAGTACATCTTGAACTATAAATTATAAAAGAAATACAACAAGACTATCTTCTATTGTCATCAGAATTTAAAATACTGAGATAGCTTTGATAGCGGGGAAGTGCAATTTTGCCTCCTTCAACTCTTTTCAAGACTTCACAATTCGGTTCGTGTACATGCGTACAGTTATGATATTTGCAATGTCCCATTGCATCTTTTATTTCAGGGAAAAAGTGTCCAATTGTAAGGTCTTCTAAGCCAATAATACCAAGTTCTTTAATTCCTGGAGTATCAATCACAAAACTATTGTCATTTACTTGGAACATTTGTGCAAATGTAGTTGTGTGTTTTCCCTTGTCTGCGAAAGTAGATATTTCATCAGTTCTCTGAGAAATGTTAGGGTCAATTCGGTTGATGAGTGTTGACTTTCCAACACCTGAATGACCAGCTAAAAGAGATTTTTTGCCTAGAATGAGCTCATCAATAATGTCTGTGTCATCGTCTGTTAGCGCAGAAATAGCAACACAGTTATAACCTAGGTTTTCATATAAGGCCATTAACTGCTCTTGATATTCAAGATCTTCTTCAAGAAGTAAGTCACATTTATTGAAGGCAATAGTTACTGGAATGCCAAAAGATTCAGCAGAAACTAAAAATCGATCAATAAAACCAAGTGAAGTTCTTGGCGATACAAGAGTTGCAATAAGAATTGCTTGATCGATGTTTGCAGCTATCACGTGACCGTGATATTTTTTACGAGTTGATTGACGAATGATATAATTATCACGTTTCAAAAGCTCTGTAATTACTACAGTGTTTTCAGACTCATTTTCAAGCTCAAAATGTACATAGTCTCCAACAGCTATCGGGTTGGTTACTTTCATTCCTTTTAGCTTGAATCTCCCTCTCAATCGTCCTTTGTAGCTTTTCTGATTTTCTTCGTCGAAGATATCATACCATGAGCCAGTGGAACGTACAATTAATCCTTTTGTCAAAATAGAATATTTCTTTGATTATTAATTTTGCAAATATACAAAGTGATAGATTATTCTATCTTAAATAAAATAAAAAAGCTGCCTATTGGCAGCTTTTCTTGAATGTCTTTATGCGACAGGGTTATTATTCCAAATGATTTCTCGAGTATTTCGATCAATGTTAAGTAAAATCCTTAGTGGATTTGGAATAATAACTAGTTTTGTTTCCTTGTGTAAATAGTCGTCAATTTCAACATACACTCCTTGGTTATAAGTGACATCTAGTTCTGGACCGTTTTCGTTTTCTCCAGTTTTGATGTAAGAATCAGCGATATAACTGATTGGAGAAAGAACATCAGAGTCAGGACATAATTCATCGTGTACATCGCCAAGGATTTCTTCCATTACCTCTCCATGCTCGTCAATGAAATCATCTTCAAGCTCATGAAGTTCGTCTTCAACATCGTCATATCTTTCATCGTTATAGTCAATCTTATTTAATTCTGATCGCTTTTCGATGATCTCTAGTATTGCTTTGTCAATGGCCTTTGTATTCATGATTACTAATTAGGAATTTTTCTAATGTTTCCTACAAATATCAAAATATAATGTTGGAATAAAAATGATAGCGTAATAAATACACTTATGTTTTATTTATACTCTTCTTACCAATTGGTAAGTTGTATCTGTTTTTTGTTCTAGTAAAACTCCCTTATCCAAGTTGATGTCGTATGCAGTTAAAACATCATGAAATGGATTTTTTATTGTGACAAGTTCTAAATTGTCTATACTTTCTATGTGGAAGTGTTTGTCGAATAATTGCACTAATTTACGAAATTTTGACTTATTCGTGTTGGTACAAATCGTTAATTTATGAGCGGAATTCTTTGTGAGATTCACTTCAATATGATAACGAGCGAGTTCCTTAAATATAATCGCAATATTTGCTCTGTTAACATTTAGGAAATCTTTTTCTTCAAAAGTGATTAGACTTTGCTTGCTCTTAAATATGATAGAAGTGACATCTTCTTCAGTTGGGAAGTTGCCAATACGTGTCCCTTGTTGTTCTGGTTTTATAAATGATTTAACTAACAAAGGGATGTTTTTGATCGCTAGCGGACGAATTGTTTTAGGGTGGATAACACTCGCACCGTAATAAGTCAATTCTGCTGCATATTTATATGAAAGTTCATTGAAAAGAATTGTATTTCGAATTCTTCTTGGGTCTGCATTTAAAATACCCGGTACATCTTTCCAAATAGTAACATGATCCGCATCTAGACAAGCACCAAAAATAGCAGCACTGAAGTCTGAACCTTCTCTTCCTAGAGTAACTGTTTTATTGCTAGACATACTGCCTCCAATGAAGCCTTGAGTAACCAAAACTTGGTTTTCAAGCATATTAGGTAACTCAGTGCGAATTGTCTGTTCGGTCCAATCCCAGTTAATGATTCCTTCTTTCCAATCTTCGGAAGCTAAGATGTAATGCCTTGCATCAATCCATTGAGTAGGGATATTAGCATGATTCAAGTATGCGGCAATTATATGAGTTGAAATCAGCTCTCCGAAACAAATGATTTGATCATAGAGCTCATTTTCACTTACATCATCACTTTTTTCTAGTTTCTTTTCCAGAAGGAAAAATAAATTATCGACTTGTTTGAATATATCATTCTTAGGGTCTTCTTGGAAGAGCTTCGTAATGATATCAAAATGGAAGGCTTTTAAATCTTCGATTAGAGAGACAAAATCCTCATCTTTAAGAAAAGAGGAAAGGATGTCTTCAAGTTTATTTGTTGTTTTTCCCATAGCGGAAACGACAACCATCACTTGTTTACGTTCTGAGAAGTTGTTGATGATTGAGACAACATTTCTTACTGCATCAGCATCTTTTACTGACGCACCACCAAACTTGAACACTTTCATTTGTATATTCTAGTTTAAGTTGATAAAGCTTTTTTTTGGGATTAATTAAACGAGCCGTAAAAGTAGGCTTGAATTTGAATTAATCAAACAAAAAAGTAATAGTTTAAATGGAAAGTTTGGTGTATTAGGAAAGGGAAAAACTTATTAAGATATAAAAAGAAATCCCTCAGGTTGCTGAGGGATTTTAAGATTATTGAGGAATCTCAATTTTAATTTTTTCAATTGCTGATTTAGGATCTTCATTTCCAAAAACATAGCTACCTGCTACAAGAATACTCGCTCCAGCTTCAACTAATTTGTCTGCATTCTTGTCGTCCACACCACCGTCAATTTGGATTAAAGTGTGAGCGTTGTTTCTGTCAATGATATTTTTCAGATCACGAACTTTATCATACGTTTTTTCGATAAATTTCTGACCACCAAAACCAGGGTTTACAGACATGATACAAACATAGTCAAGCTCTGTAATGATGTCTTCTAGTAAACTTACTGGGGTATGAGGGTTGATTGCAACCCCTGCTTTACAACCAAGTTCTTTAATTTTTTGAATTGATCTATGTAAATGAGTACAAGCCTCATAATGAACAGAAATTAATTCAGCACCAGCTTTTTTAAAAGCTTCAAGGTATTGATCAGGATTCTCGATCATTAAGTGTACATCCAAAGG
This region includes:
- the rpe gene encoding ribulose-phosphate 3-epimerase, with the protein product MKTIIAPSVLAADFANLQRDVEMINDSQADWFHIDIMDGAFVPNISFGLPVCAAIHKHAQKPLDVHLMIENPDQYLEAFKKAGAELISVHYEACTHLHRSIQKIKELGCKAGVAINPHTPVSLLEDIITELDYVCIMSVNPGFGGQKFIEKTYDKVRDLKNIIDRNNAHTLIQIDGGVDDKNADKLVEAGASILVAGSYVFGNEDPKSAIEKIKIEIPQ
- a CDS encoding aspartate kinase; the encoded protein is MKVFKFGGASVKDADAVRNVVSIINNFSERKQVMVVVSAMGKTTNKLEDILSSFLKDEDFVSLIEDLKAFHFDIITKLFQEDPKNDIFKQVDNLFFLLEKKLEKSDDVSENELYDQIICFGELISTHIIAAYLNHANIPTQWIDARHYILASEDWKEGIINWDWTEQTIRTELPNMLENQVLVTQGFIGGSMSSNKTVTLGREGSDFSAAIFGACLDADHVTIWKDVPGILNADPRRIRNTILFNELSYKYAAELTYYGASVIHPKTIRPLAIKNIPLLVKSFIKPEQQGTRIGNFPTEEDVTSIIFKSKQSLITFEEKDFLNVNRANIAIIFKELARYHIEVNLTKNSAHKLTICTNTNKSKFRKLVQLFDKHFHIESIDNLELVTIKNPFHDVLTAYDINLDKGVLLEQKTDTTYQLVRRV
- a CDS encoding DUF1987 domain-containing protein; the encoded protein is MMKNFYLEKTSKTPKISLDGITGKFIISGRSIPENSLEFYKPVYDWLDEYKSEPQDTTFVEVSLEYFNTSSSKCIVEILRRVESLTEVGSRVIVKWYYDEEDEDMKEAGLDFQEIIKIPIELEMIEEE
- a CDS encoding UvrD-helicase domain-containing protein is translated as MDKQFKVYSSSAGSGKTFTLTKEYLKIVFTAPALEGEFRSDYFKSILAVTFTRDATNEMKDRILDSLSDMRDYLNGGEKPFILKLIVDELNEEYPQSGYTEKIISERAESIYYSILHNYSDFAVSTIDSFNQKIVQAFKKDLELPFRFDLQLDKDELLQDAIQIIQDKAGKKEQSKLTQLLVDFAFRRASEGNSWYLDHSLTSFGQNIFSEEKWNIIQNLSELTLEDFERLRKEIIAFNTKIENQVRELAQKGAELIKTNQIEAADFAYGNSTIHPYFNKLANPDVSILDVEVKARLSKLFNDNSSKWHSSKASSAAQQAIELIRPQLVDLHLQINSILQDVESDYIIAKELDKNIYLLSSINEISNEINRLKEEKNIVHISDINKKINTVIEGQPVPYLYERIGEKYNHILIDEFQDTSMMQWHNLIPLVTHTLSKNLTSLVVGDPKQAIYRWRGGKAQMLVSLPEITTAPEGSSLKDEEYTFKMHQESIALQTNYRSRSNVITFNNHFFNLIVSKLKSDYPSITQYYQDVAQNITSKAGGNVSIQLLNDKQQYADTSLYTVLNTINNVIDKGYRYSDIAILVRNNSHGVNVAQFLIEKGLRVVSSESLLVNNSEAVQLSICLLKIISSKDIEAEKLHLYRILSKLTKKSNLLQGKKYLDFTLNVQNSDLPTFFKHIKDEFNINIDYNALNLLPLYDLIEEIYNIFNFNNLEDQQIYLQRFLDIILDFSNIKGNHLLDFLTFWETKSDKLSINSPQSEDSIEILTIHKSKGLQYPIVIMPFADWKTTPYPTEKLWLEWENNLFPDLNTTIMGINKTTEKTLFSGDVYKEKEATFLDAFNVLYVAMTRAEEELHIIGKETKSGNSIQHISHLFNLFLNQENEDLHIDKKEIEITLDDENEPILISEYSFFDDVEEKVDSKKKEEIENYNLPKVIHSSSKSIISLKSNNNEEFESELSISELLSTQRKGLLVHKAFEKLNTINDLDKVLEELKYSGAITSNEIHSIKEQMLKVMDLEELKEYFLEGRNYKVLNERELILRPKRIKGLSTVKSLRPDRVLVKDKKVIIIDYKTGNNPQESHIQQIKKYGEYFQSLGYKEIEKILVYTEVPFCKIVT
- a CDS encoding DUF2147 domain-containing protein — protein: MKNLLILFGLLLLSYSSFAQKSAIGKWKTIDDETGKARSIVEIFEKNGKVFGKIAELLDDDPSKVCDKCPDDRKDQKIVGLEIIRDMELEEEGLYEEGEILDPANGKIYGCILKVSESGEKMEVRGFLGFSLLGRSQEWIKVQ
- a CDS encoding KTSC domain-containing protein, translating into MVKEVLKEKIVIENSSLIEFLIYDYEAEFLEVKYKRGKHKGKIRGYESITLQDYKEIINSESVGRQLLRTLSHRQKEESSFLENFKNIFSNKSNTPY
- a CDS encoding SiaB family protein kinase, with amino-acid sequence MKKIALKESLDIKEYYEELQQLEGVIFSYRGVINADTLDHILSVAEDEISLNESIPKFKRRVHLIIVEALQNIFHHFEYRSKNSDPFFNKIIFFLSKDQEKYSITSGNFVTEEHMYELSERIDTVNSLSVEELKNVYRGILSNGEFSEYGGAGLGIIDLARKSGQKLEYEFLDMGYSEKFFCLTVNVPL
- the rsgA gene encoding ribosome small subunit-dependent GTPase A; translated protein: MTKGLIVRSTGSWYDIFDEENQKSYKGRLRGRFKLKGMKVTNPIAVGDYVHFELENESENTVVITELLKRDNYIIRQSTRKKYHGHVIAANIDQAILIATLVSPRTSLGFIDRFLVSAESFGIPVTIAFNKCDLLLEEDLEYQEQLMALYENLGYNCVAISALTDDDTDIIDELILGKKSLLAGHSGVGKSTLINRIDPNISQRTDEISTFADKGKHTTTFAQMFQVNDNSFVIDTPGIKELGIIGLEDLTIGHFFPEIKDAMGHCKYHNCTHVHEPNCEVLKRVEGGKIALPRYQSYLSILNSDDNRR